Proteins from one Ahaetulla prasina isolate Xishuangbanna chromosome 2, ASM2864084v1, whole genome shotgun sequence genomic window:
- the LOC131193104 gene encoding zinc finger protein 883-like produces MEALPCEEENSSCNQSNKDQIQQGSRIFLTSSRISVLKKVHRSAYYGKRTDCKSELIVDNTIDSGEQPYNLSECDKIFGQNSSLVDHGRTHTGEMPYKCSECGKCFSENGKLEMHQKIHIREKLYDCPICGKSFMANSHLVIHQKTHIGEKPFECPDCGKHFSQKSSMMKHQRTHTEEKPFEYPGCSKSFDPNSHLVIYHRTYTGKKSYVCPDCGKSFTANSHLVIHQRTHTGEKPFECPVCGKRFRQKYSMMKHQRIHTEEKPFEYPDCSKSFDPNSHLMIHRRPYTGKKSYICPDCGKGFIANSHLVIHQRTHTGEKPFACADCGKRFSQNSSLLKHQRTHTGEKPFECPDCGKSFSLNSNLVIHQRIHTGEKPFECPDCGKSFSQNSHLVIHQRTHTGEKPYECLDCGKCFSKNSNLVKHQRIHTREKPFECSDCEKSFSLNSDLVIHQRIHRGEKPYECPECGKTFSYRSDLMKHQRTHTGEKPYECLECGKCFSYSSDLVKHQRTHTGEKPFECPDCGKTFSQNSNLVKHQRTHTGEKPFECHDCGKTFSLNFNLVKHQRTHTGDKPYECPDCGKSFSHCSDLAIHQRSHTGEKPFECPDCGKGFSQNSNLVRHQRIHTGEKPFECPDCGKLFSQNSSLVIHQRTHTGEKPYECPDCGKDFSSRSSLLSHVGLHTGEKPFRCPVCGRYFRHKSSFIAHKEIHMRQTLMNLEKA; encoded by the coding sequence ATGGAGGCTTTACCCTGTGAGGAAGAAAACAGTAGCTGTAATCAAAGCAACAAGGATCAAATCCAACAAGGATCACGCATATTTTTGACCTCTTCAAGAATATCAGTATTGAAAAAGGTGCACAGATCTGCCTATTATGGGAAAAGAACAGATTGCAAATCAGAGCTCATTGTGGACAACACGATCGACTCTGGAGAACAACCATACAATTTATCTGAATGTGATAAAATATTTGGTCAGAACAGCTCCCTTGTGGATCATGGAAGGACCCACACAGGAGAGATGCCCTACAAGTGCTCTGAATGTGGTAAATGCTTTAGCGAAAATGGCAAATTGGAGATGCATCAGAAGATTCACATCAGGGAGAAACTCTATGACTGTCctatttgtgggaaaagttttatggCGAATTCCCACCTAGTGATACACCAGAAGACTCACattggagagaaaccctttgaatgtcctgattgtgggaaacatTTCAGTCAGAAATCTAGCAtgatgaaacaccagaggactcacacagaagagaaaccatttgaatACCCTGGTTGTAGTAAAAGTTTTGATccaaattcccacctggtgatatACCACAGGACGTACACAGGAAAGAAATCATATgtgtgtcctgattgtgggaaaagttttacagcaaattcccacctggtgatacaccagaggactcacacaggagagaaaccttttgaatgtcctgtttgtgggaaacgTTTCAGACAGAAATATAGCATgatgaaacaccagaggattcacacagaagagaaaccatttgaatACCCTGATTGTAGTAAAAGTTTTGATCCAAATTCCCACCTGATGATACACCGCAGGCCATACACAGGAAAGAAATCATACatttgtcctgattgtgggaaaggatTCATTgcaaattcccacctggtgatacaccagaggactcacacaggagagaaaccttttgcaTGTGCTGATTGTGGGAaacgtttcagtcagaattccagcctgttgaaacaccaaaggactcacacgggagagaaaccatttgaatgtcctgattgtggaaaaagtttcagtTTGAATTCCAATCTGgtaatacaccagaggattcacacaggagagaaaccctttgaatgtcctgattgtgggaaaagtttcagtcagaattcccattTGGTGattcaccagaggactcacacaggagaaaaaccatatgaatgtcttgattgtgggaaatgtttcagtaagaattccaacctggtgaaacaccagaggattcacacaagagagaaaccttttgaatgttCAGATTGTGAAAAAAGTTTCAGTCTGAATTccgacctggtgatacaccagaggattcacagagGAGAAAAACCCTACGAATGTCCAGAGTGTGGGAAAACTTTCAGTTACCGTTCTGATCtgatgaaacaccagaggactcacacaggagaaaaaccgtatgaGTGTCTAGAGTGTGGTAAATGTTTCAGTTACAGTTCTGACCTGGTGAAACACCAAaggacacacacaggagagaaaccctttgaatgtcccgattgtgggaaaactttcagtcaaaattccaacctggtgaaacatcagaggactcacacaggagagaaaccctttgaatgtcatgATTGTGGAAAAACTTTCAGTCTGAATTTcaacctggtgaaacaccagaggactcacacaggagataaGCCGTATGAATGCCCGGATTGTGGAAAAAGCTTCAGTCACTGTTCTGACCTGGCAATACACCAGAggagtcacacaggagagaaaccctttgaatgtcctgattgtggcaaaggtttcagtcagaattccaacctggtgagacaccagaggattcacacaggagagaaaccctttgaatgtcctgattgtggaaaacttttcagtcagaattccagcctggtgattcaccagaggacacacacaggagagaaaccgtatgaatgtccggattgtgggaaagATTTTAGTAGTAGGTCTAGTCTTCTAAGTCATGTAGGTttacacacaggggagaaacctttCAGATGTCCAGTCTGTGGACGGTACTTCAGGCATAAATCGTCCTTTATTGCACACAAGGAAATCCATATGAGGCAAACATTGATGAATTTAGAAAAGGCTTAA